In Zunongwangia profunda SM-A87, the following proteins share a genomic window:
- a CDS encoding ABC1 kinase family protein, with product MKSIDKIPTGKIGRTSKLVQTGAKIGGNYLKYYSKKAFNKELTRDDLDRDNANDIYDGLKSLKGSALKVAQMLSMEKSLLPSAYVEKFSLAQFSVPPLSAPLVRKTFKKYNGNYPEDLYDEFTSQSVNAASIGQVHRAIKDGKKLAVKIQYPGVADSISSDLAMVKPIAIRMFNLQGKDSEKYFKEVEGKLLEETDYVLEIKQSKAISEACKHIPNLKFPQYYEKLSSERIITMDWMDGQHLSEFVKDNKDQEKANKVGQALWDFYMFQMHGLKEVHADPHPGNFLVDKAGNLIAIDFGCIKKVPDDFYVPYFELAKKENIDNPEFFNEKLYELEILREDDTENEIKYFSELFHQMLSLFTSPFHSETFDFSDRGFWDAISKLSEKYSKDEELRKMNGNRGSKHFLYINRTFFGLYNLLHDLEAKVEINRFRDYL from the coding sequence ATGAAATCAATCGATAAAATTCCTACCGGCAAAATTGGCCGAACCAGTAAATTGGTGCAAACCGGAGCTAAAATTGGAGGGAATTATTTAAAGTATTATAGTAAAAAAGCTTTTAATAAAGAGCTTACACGTGATGATTTGGATCGTGATAATGCCAATGATATCTACGATGGTCTAAAAAGTTTAAAAGGTAGTGCGCTTAAAGTTGCTCAAATGCTTTCGATGGAGAAAAGCTTGTTGCCCAGTGCTTATGTAGAGAAGTTTAGTTTAGCACAATTTAGCGTACCGCCATTATCGGCTCCATTAGTACGTAAAACTTTTAAGAAGTATAATGGGAATTATCCTGAGGACTTATACGACGAATTTACCTCGCAATCTGTAAACGCTGCGAGTATTGGGCAGGTGCACCGGGCAATAAAAGATGGGAAAAAACTTGCTGTGAAAATTCAATATCCCGGGGTGGCTGATAGTATAAGTTCAGACTTAGCCATGGTGAAACCCATTGCTATAAGGATGTTTAATTTACAAGGTAAAGATTCAGAAAAGTATTTTAAGGAGGTAGAAGGGAAGCTCTTAGAAGAAACCGATTATGTGTTGGAAATAAAGCAGAGTAAAGCAATTTCAGAAGCATGTAAGCATATTCCTAATCTTAAGTTTCCGCAGTATTATGAAAAATTGTCCAGCGAACGAATTATTACGATGGACTGGATGGATGGTCAGCATCTAAGTGAATTTGTAAAAGACAATAAAGATCAGGAAAAAGCGAATAAGGTTGGGCAGGCATTGTGGGATTTTTATATGTTCCAGATGCATGGATTAAAAGAAGTGCATGCCGATCCTCATCCGGGTAATTTTTTAGTAGATAAAGCGGGAAATTTAATTGCGATCGATTTTGGGTGTATTAAAAAAGTTCCAGACGATTTCTACGTACCTTATTTTGAATTAGCGAAAAAAGAAAATATAGACAACCCTGAGTTCTTTAACGAAAAGTTATACGAACTCGAAATTTTAAGGGAAGATGATACTGAAAATGAGATTAAGTATTTTTCAGAATTATTCCATCAGATGTTGAGTCTTTTTACCAGTCCGTTTCACTCTGAAACTTTCGATTTTTCAGATAGAGGATTTTGGGATGCTATTAGTAAATTGAGTGAAAAATATAGTAAGGATGAGGAACTAAGAAAGATGAACGGAAATCGCGGAAGTAAGCATTTCCTTTATATCAACAGGACATTCTTTGGTCTTTATAATTTACTACATGATCTGGAAGCTAAGGTAGAAATTAATAGATTTCGAGATTACTTGTAG
- a CDS encoding alpha/beta hydrolase family protein, producing MKKQIITCFLCIAASFFSSYAQENLTYQKPPKPILDLVDVPLAPGTYINSKGDLMLFLYRDQYKTIAELSEKELRLGGLRINPATNISSRARYFTDIKIKPVKDNEPTNVTGLPENPRIANLSWSPDEKKLAFTQTTNTGVELWVIDIKSAKAKKLTDASLNANMGNTINWFKDSEAILVKMLPKDRKELIDEAMAVPTGPTVSVSDGKEAQNRTYQDLLKDPNDEYNFEQLARSTLFKVDLNGNKSQWMKANMYDDISFSPDGEYIMISHIKKPFSYLVPYYRFPTETNVYKNDASLVNMVNDVPLLEDLPQGFMSTQKGRRSLNWRADKPATLVFAMALDGGDPAVEVDHRDQVFMLDAPFKGEGKAFLKTINRYSGIIWGNDETAIAMDYWWNTRNSKTYLIDPSGNNKGPKILFDRNYQDVYSDPGNFVTHKNNFGRSVLELDGTDAYLIGDGFSDKGQYPFIDKINLKTGDTERLYQSIFEDKKESIVEALDIDKGEILVRIEASSEYPNYYIRNIKKKNDLQQITNFENPFKSLQDVSKEVITYKREDGLELNGTLYLPAGYDKEKPEKLPMIMWAYPREYKDKNSASQNTSNANDFTYPYYGSPIYWVNRGYAVLDDAAFPIIGEGDEEPNDTFRKQLVDNAAAAIDAVDEMGYIDPDRVAVGGHSYGAFMVANLLSHSDLFAAGIARSGAYNRTLTPFGFQSEERNYWEAPEVYYTMSPFMHADKMKTPLLLIHGEADNNSGTYPMQSERYFNALKGLGATARLVMLPKESHGYSAKESVLHVLWEQDEWLEKYVKNKPKNTVEATKEEIQD from the coding sequence ATGAAAAAACAAATTATCACATGTTTTCTATGTATTGCTGCTTCTTTTTTTAGCAGTTATGCTCAGGAAAATCTTACATACCAAAAACCTCCAAAACCTATCCTAGACTTAGTAGATGTTCCTTTGGCACCAGGAACTTATATAAACAGTAAAGGAGATTTAATGCTATTTCTTTATCGCGATCAATACAAAACTATTGCAGAATTAAGTGAAAAGGAATTACGCCTTGGAGGATTAAGAATTAATCCGGCAACTAATATTAGTAGCCGTGCCCGCTATTTTACCGATATAAAAATAAAGCCTGTAAAAGATAACGAACCTACAAATGTTACCGGGTTACCAGAAAATCCAAGAATCGCAAATCTTAGCTGGTCACCAGATGAAAAGAAACTGGCTTTTACTCAAACTACAAACACCGGAGTAGAATTATGGGTTATAGATATAAAATCTGCCAAAGCTAAAAAACTTACTGATGCTTCTTTAAATGCTAATATGGGTAATACCATTAACTGGTTTAAAGATAGCGAAGCTATTTTAGTAAAAATGCTCCCAAAAGATCGTAAAGAACTTATAGATGAGGCTATGGCAGTCCCAACCGGTCCTACAGTTAGTGTAAGTGATGGTAAAGAAGCGCAAAACAGAACCTATCAGGATTTGCTAAAAGATCCTAATGACGAATATAATTTTGAGCAGTTAGCACGCTCCACTTTATTCAAAGTAGATCTAAACGGAAATAAATCGCAATGGATGAAAGCGAATATGTATGATGATATTAGCTTTTCTCCAGATGGGGAATATATAATGATTAGCCACATTAAAAAACCTTTTTCTTATCTCGTACCTTATTACAGATTCCCTACAGAAACCAACGTTTATAAAAACGACGCCAGTTTAGTAAACATGGTAAACGATGTACCTTTATTAGAGGATTTACCACAAGGTTTTATGTCTACCCAGAAAGGAAGAAGAAGTCTAAACTGGCGCGCAGATAAACCGGCAACCTTAGTTTTCGCTATGGCTTTAGATGGCGGTGACCCTGCAGTTGAAGTTGATCATAGAGATCAGGTATTTATGCTGGACGCTCCTTTCAAAGGTGAAGGAAAAGCCTTCTTAAAAACAATTAATCGCTACAGCGGTATTATTTGGGGAAATGACGAAACAGCAATCGCCATGGATTATTGGTGGAATACAAGAAACAGCAAAACATATTTAATTGATCCATCAGGTAATAATAAAGGTCCTAAGATTTTATTTGACAGAAATTATCAGGATGTTTATAGCGATCCGGGAAATTTTGTTACGCATAAAAACAACTTTGGAAGATCTGTTTTAGAATTGGATGGCACCGATGCTTATCTCATTGGCGATGGATTTTCAGATAAAGGACAGTATCCATTTATTGATAAGATTAATCTGAAAACTGGAGATACCGAGCGTTTGTACCAATCCATATTTGAAGATAAAAAAGAAAGCATTGTAGAAGCATTAGATATCGATAAAGGCGAAATTCTTGTAAGAATCGAAGCTTCTAGCGAGTATCCTAATTATTACATCAGAAATATTAAGAAAAAAAATGATCTTCAACAAATTACCAACTTCGAAAACCCTTTTAAAAGTTTACAGGATGTAAGCAAAGAGGTAATTACCTATAAGCGTGAAGATGGTTTAGAACTAAACGGAACACTATATTTACCTGCCGGTTACGATAAAGAAAAACCTGAAAAGTTACCAATGATTATGTGGGCCTATCCTCGTGAATACAAAGATAAAAATTCGGCTTCACAAAATACCAGCAACGCAAATGACTTTACTTATCCTTACTATGGTTCTCCTATTTACTGGGTGAACAGGGGCTATGCCGTATTGGACGACGCGGCTTTTCCTATTATCGGTGAAGGTGATGAAGAGCCTAACGACACCTTTAGAAAACAATTGGTAGATAATGCTGCTGCTGCTATAGATGCCGTAGACGAAATGGGATATATAGATCCAGATCGTGTTGCCGTTGGCGGGCATAGTTATGGCGCTTTTATGGTTGCCAATCTTCTATCCCATTCCGATTTATTTGCTGCAGGAATTGCAAGAAGCGGAGCTTATAATAGAACTTTAACGCCTTTTGGTTTTCAAAGCGAAGAACGGAATTATTGGGAAGCTCCAGAAGTGTATTATACCATGTCTCCTTTTATGCATGCAGATAAAATGAAAACGCCGTTATTACTAATTCATGGAGAAGCCGATAATAATTCTGGGACTTATCCCATGCAAAGTGAGCGTTATTTTAATGCCTTAAAAGGTCTTGGTGCTACTGCCAGGCTAGTTATGCTACCAAAAGAAAGCCATGGATACAGCGCAAAAGAATCTGTACTACATGTGCTATGGGAACAAGATGAGTGGTTGGAAAAGTATGTAAAAAATAAACCAAAAAACACAGTAGAAGCAACAAAGGAAGAAATTCAGGATTAA
- a CDS encoding 3-oxoacyl-ACP synthase III family protein, with translation MYQSKIAGLGKYVPENVVNNEDLSKIMDTNDSWIQERTGIKERRHIKKGDGNTTASMGAKAANIALERANISKDDIDLIVFATLSPDYYFPGCGVQIQEILDIHTCPALDVRNQCSGFIYGLSVADQFIKTGMYKNILLIGSENHSGGLDFTTRGRSVSVIFGDGAGAVVLTRSDHNGQGILSTHLHSEGKHALELSLKGPSTNHWVPEIIEENPQEDIPYYPYMNGQFVFKNAVVRFSEVIMEGLKANGLDVKDIDMLIPHQANLRISQFIQQKFKLRDDQVYNNIQRYGNTTAASIPIALTEAWEEGKIKEGDTIVLAAFGSGFTWASAVIEW, from the coding sequence ATGTATCAGTCTAAAATTGCCGGATTAGGAAAATATGTGCCAGAGAATGTGGTTAACAATGAGGATTTATCCAAAATAATGGATACCAATGATTCCTGGATCCAGGAACGTACCGGTATAAAAGAAAGGCGACATATTAAAAAAGGCGATGGCAATACAACAGCCAGTATGGGAGCTAAGGCTGCAAATATAGCCTTAGAAAGAGCCAATATTAGTAAAGATGATATTGATCTAATCGTTTTTGCCACCTTAAGTCCCGACTATTATTTTCCCGGATGTGGTGTGCAAATTCAGGAAATATTAGATATTCATACCTGTCCTGCCCTTGATGTGCGTAATCAATGTAGTGGTTTTATCTACGGGCTATCGGTTGCCGATCAATTTATCAAAACCGGTATGTATAAAAACATACTTCTAATTGGAAGTGAAAATCATAGTGGTGGTTTAGATTTTACGACACGTGGGCGTTCGGTATCTGTGATTTTTGGAGATGGAGCAGGAGCGGTAGTGCTAACAAGAAGCGATCATAATGGGCAGGGAATTCTTTCTACGCATTTACATTCTGAAGGAAAACACGCCTTGGAATTAAGTCTGAAAGGTCCAAGCACCAATCACTGGGTTCCTGAAATTATTGAGGAAAATCCACAGGAAGATATTCCGTATTATCCGTATATGAACGGGCAATTTGTATTTAAAAATGCAGTTGTTCGTTTTTCTGAAGTAATTATGGAAGGGCTAAAGGCAAACGGACTTGATGTGAAAGATATCGATATGCTTATTCCGCATCAGGCGAACCTAAGAATTTCACAATTTATTCAGCAGAAATTTAAGTTAAGGGACGATCAGGTGTATAATAATATCCAGCGATATGGAAATACCACAGCAGCATCGATTCCTATCGCGCTAACCGAAGCCTGGGAAGAAGGTAAAATAAAAGAAGGTGATACTATTGTTTTGGCGGCTTTTGGTAGTGGATTTACCTGGGCCAGTGCTGTAATCGAATGGTAA
- a CDS encoding IS4 family transposase, with protein sequence MSVFKDHKVTVNELLQVIPEALLSQLATQTKVDHYSKVLHGKKMFYLLLFGILDNEKLSQRTLEDTFNDSVFKQLFDLDESETVRRSSISERLSKIDSNYFRQIFECIYEQFASHYGHTESKKYNLIRVDSTVVSDTAGKLGEAIDQNNGKKLIKFSMSFDGLLPSSVDIFNEQKYSAEDNALPVGILRHVKKEKGTSNIYIIDRGVQSTRTMHKFSKENIPFVIRSKENRKYVEVKSLLRDQDTTKDMGGFELVKDSIVHLYTGIPIHNKKGNIHHKETLVESPFRLIIIKDKTSPNKEFWFISNEFDLPAQEITRFYRRRWDIEVFFRFIKQELHVSHLVSMNKNGIEVMIYMTLIVAMLILIYKKANNIGYKTAKRRFKMEVRNLIIAMIVIFSGGDPNKLFKT encoded by the coding sequence ATGTCAGTTTTTAAAGATCATAAGGTAACTGTAAATGAGTTACTTCAAGTTATACCTGAAGCCCTGTTATCCCAACTAGCTACCCAGACGAAAGTCGATCATTATTCAAAGGTCCTTCATGGTAAAAAAATGTTTTATCTTTTATTGTTCGGGATCCTGGATAATGAAAAATTGAGCCAACGTACGCTAGAGGATACCTTCAATGATTCTGTATTCAAGCAGCTTTTTGATCTGGACGAATCTGAGACCGTACGTAGAAGCTCCATCTCTGAAAGATTATCTAAAATAGACTCGAATTACTTCCGACAAATATTTGAGTGCATTTATGAGCAATTTGCCTCTCATTATGGGCATACCGAAAGCAAAAAATATAACCTGATCCGGGTAGATAGCACTGTTGTGAGCGATACGGCGGGAAAACTCGGGGAAGCAATTGATCAGAACAATGGTAAAAAGCTGATCAAATTCAGTATGTCTTTCGATGGATTGCTTCCTTCATCTGTTGATATTTTCAATGAGCAAAAGTATTCGGCAGAAGATAATGCTTTACCCGTGGGGATTTTAAGACATGTGAAAAAGGAAAAAGGCACATCCAATATCTACATTATAGACAGAGGGGTACAGTCTACCCGAACCATGCATAAGTTCAGTAAAGAAAACATCCCTTTTGTAATACGTTCCAAAGAAAACAGAAAGTATGTAGAGGTTAAATCCTTATTGAGAGATCAAGATACAACTAAAGATATGGGGGGATTTGAACTGGTCAAGGATAGTATAGTCCATCTTTATACCGGAATCCCTATACATAACAAAAAAGGGAACATACATCACAAAGAAACCTTGGTAGAATCGCCTTTCAGGCTTATTATCATCAAAGATAAAACCAGTCCCAATAAAGAATTTTGGTTTATTTCTAATGAATTTGATCTTCCTGCCCAAGAAATAACACGGTTTTACAGGAGAAGATGGGATATTGAAGTGTTTTTCCGGTTCATTAAGCAAGAACTCCATGTAAGCCATTTGGTTTCCATGAATAAAAATGGTATCGAAGTAATGATTTACATGACATTGATTGTCGCCATGCTTATCCTTATCTATAAAAAAGCAAACAATATCGGTTATAAAACAGCCAAGAGAAGATTTAAAATGGAAGTAAGGAATTTAATTATTGCAATGATAGTGATCTTTTCCGGAGGAGATCCCAACAAATTATTTAAAACTTAA
- a CDS encoding DUF2007 domain-containing protein gives MSTDETYERVYTGSDVNVQYLQELFNKSGISNRVRNDMESGLRAGFGGGVPGQVQLFVIKSHFDEAVAIVKSAFPSDVAEYE, from the coding sequence ATGAGTACCGACGAAACATACGAAAGAGTATACACTGGAAGCGATGTAAATGTGCAATATTTACAGGAATTATTTAATAAATCTGGAATCTCCAATCGCGTTAGAAACGATATGGAATCTGGGCTAAGAGCAGGATTTGGTGGAGGTGTACCAGGACAGGTTCAGCTTTTTGTAATTAAAAGTCATTTTGATGAAGCTGTTGCTATAGTAAAATCGGCATTCCCTAGTGACGTTGCCGAATATGAGTAA
- a CDS encoding DUF4136 domain-containing protein, protein MKLLNWSALLSIFILLTSCGGSKSTQVGENPKDLKNYTTYAFLPNKNKITTPGYNNLEINTEIVNTINENMKDERYRYVEDQPEVLIYVHTMFDDKAEVNADPVYTSYSYYRPDFYIGDYYKPYMYKDYYTIQRITGENIDQVPYKSKSIVIDFINRKNNKIIWRGTTDKVEIDNRRTARDVRKYVDEIFKQFP, encoded by the coding sequence ATGAAATTACTTAATTGGAGTGCACTATTATCAATTTTTATCCTCCTTACAAGTTGTGGTGGGAGTAAGTCTACACAAGTGGGTGAAAATCCTAAAGATTTAAAGAATTATACAACGTATGCCTTTCTACCTAATAAAAATAAAATTACCACTCCGGGTTATAATAATCTGGAAATTAATACCGAGATTGTGAATACGATTAACGAAAATATGAAAGATGAGCGTTATCGCTATGTCGAAGATCAGCCGGAAGTTTTAATCTATGTTCATACCATGTTTGACGATAAAGCAGAGGTAAACGCCGATCCTGTATACACCAGCTATTCTTATTATCGTCCAGATTTTTATATTGGAGATTATTATAAGCCCTATATGTATAAGGATTATTACACGATTCAGCGTATTACAGGAGAGAATATAGATCAGGTTCCTTATAAATCAAAATCTATAGTGATTGATTTCATCAATCGTAAAAACAATAAAATTATTTGGCGTGGTACTACAGATAAAGTAGAAATAGACAATCGTCGTACAGCTCGTGATGTAAGAAAATATGTAGATGAAATTTTTAAACAATTTCCATAA
- the pheT gene encoding phenylalanine--tRNA ligase subunit beta: protein MKISYNWLKQFIKLPEDAEKTGELLTDLGLEVEGIHSFQSVKGGLEGIVVGHVLSCEKHPNADKLNLTKVNIGNGEEVQIVCGAPNIAAGQKVPVATIGTVLYDEKGEEWQIKKGKIRGESSFGMICSEKEIGIGSSHEGIMVMEDDLIPGTPVAEIFEVENDKVFEIGLTPNRADAMGHWGVARDLKAGYQQQSKSLELITPSVSNFHVDSRSLRIPIFVEDSSLAPRYCGITLSDVKVQESPKWLQNRLKAIGLTPKNNIVDVTNYVMHELGQPLHAFDAAKITGNEIHVKTLETGTKFTTLDEVERELHEEDLMICDKEKPLCIAGVFGGLNSGVSQNTNQVFLESAYFNPVSVRKTAKRHGLNTDASFRFERGIDPSITEYALKRAALLITELAGGEITSDIDDLYPKKIEDFQVFLTFEKVNKLIGENLEEETIKSILASLEIRVNNVTETGMGLTIPSYRVDVQRESDVIEEILRVYGYNNIKINEKFNASVSISSKFEDYKLQNIIANQLVGQGFYETMANSLTMPSHIELSEQLKSEYNVEMLNPLSSDLSVMRQSMLFSGLESIRYNLNRKRRDLKLFEFGKTYHSYVSGRVENKHLSIFVSGNQSGESWNSAGQKGTFFYLKGVIEVIFQRLSIKNLKAAASKNDVFAEGLMLSSAKAKLVEFGVVKKSILKHFDVDQEVLFADFNWDAVIEIAKAQSNKFVGIPKYPEVRRDFALLLDETVSYAEIETIAAQTEKKLLKEVNLFDVYQGDNLPEGKKSYAVSFTFQDENKTMTDKQIDKIMSKLQYRFENELKAELR from the coding sequence ATGAAGATTTCATACAACTGGTTAAAACAATTTATAAAGCTACCTGAAGATGCCGAAAAAACCGGCGAATTACTAACCGATCTTGGTTTAGAGGTTGAAGGGATTCATAGTTTTCAAAGTGTAAAAGGTGGTTTAGAAGGTATTGTGGTGGGACATGTACTTAGTTGCGAAAAACATCCAAATGCCGATAAACTTAACCTTACCAAAGTAAATATTGGTAATGGCGAAGAAGTACAAATTGTATGCGGCGCCCCTAATATCGCTGCAGGGCAAAAAGTTCCGGTTGCAACCATAGGTACTGTTCTTTATGACGAGAAAGGTGAAGAATGGCAGATCAAAAAAGGAAAGATTAGAGGTGAAAGTAGTTTCGGGATGATCTGTTCTGAAAAAGAAATTGGTATTGGTAGTAGTCACGAAGGAATTATGGTGATGGAAGACGACCTGATCCCGGGCACACCTGTTGCTGAAATTTTTGAAGTTGAAAATGATAAAGTTTTTGAAATTGGTTTAACCCCAAACCGTGCAGATGCGATGGGACATTGGGGAGTCGCCAGAGACTTAAAAGCGGGTTACCAGCAACAAAGTAAAAGTTTAGAACTAATCACTCCATCGGTAAGTAATTTTCATGTAGACAGCCGTAGTTTAAGAATACCCATTTTTGTAGAAGACTCTTCTTTAGCACCTCGCTATTGCGGCATTACCCTTAGTGATGTAAAAGTTCAGGAATCTCCAAAATGGCTGCAGAATCGTTTAAAAGCAATTGGACTAACTCCAAAAAATAACATTGTAGATGTGACCAATTATGTAATGCATGAACTGGGACAACCGCTACATGCTTTTGATGCTGCAAAAATAACAGGGAACGAGATTCATGTAAAGACGCTAGAGACCGGCACCAAATTTACCACTTTAGATGAAGTAGAAAGAGAACTTCACGAAGAAGACCTTATGATTTGTGATAAAGAAAAGCCACTATGCATTGCCGGAGTTTTTGGCGGCTTAAATAGCGGTGTTTCCCAAAACACCAATCAGGTCTTCCTTGAAAGCGCATATTTTAACCCGGTAAGTGTTCGTAAAACTGCTAAAAGGCATGGCTTAAATACCGATGCTTCTTTTCGTTTTGAGCGTGGTATAGATCCTAGCATTACGGAATATGCCTTAAAACGCGCTGCACTTTTAATTACTGAACTGGCCGGAGGGGAAATCACCAGTGATATCGACGATCTTTATCCTAAGAAAATTGAAGATTTCCAGGTATTCTTAACCTTCGAAAAAGTAAATAAATTAATTGGTGAAAACCTTGAAGAAGAAACCATAAAATCAATCTTGGCTTCTTTAGAAATCCGTGTAAATAATGTTACCGAAACGGGAATGGGATTAACAATTCCTTCTTATCGTGTGGATGTACAGCGAGAGTCTGATGTGATCGAAGAGATTCTTAGAGTGTATGGGTATAACAATATAAAAATCAATGAAAAGTTTAATGCTTCAGTTTCAATTTCATCGAAATTCGAAGATTACAAACTTCAAAATATAATTGCTAATCAGCTGGTTGGACAAGGATTCTATGAAACCATGGCTAATTCTCTTACCATGCCATCGCATATAGAACTCAGCGAGCAATTAAAAAGCGAATATAATGTTGAAATGCTGAACCCACTTAGTAGTGATCTTTCGGTAATGAGGCAATCTATGTTATTTAGTGGTTTAGAAAGTATTCGATATAATTTAAATCGCAAAAGAAGAGATCTTAAGCTTTTTGAATTTGGTAAAACTTATCACAGCTATGTAAGTGGTCGCGTTGAAAATAAACATCTTTCTATTTTTGTAAGTGGTAATCAATCTGGAGAAAGCTGGAATTCAGCTGGACAAAAAGGAACCTTCTTTTATCTAAAAGGAGTTATAGAGGTGATTTTTCAAAGATTAAGCATCAAGAATTTAAAAGCCGCTGCTTCTAAAAACGATGTTTTTGCTGAAGGTTTAATGTTGAGTTCTGCAAAAGCGAAATTGGTAGAATTTGGGGTAGTTAAAAAATCGATATTAAAACATTTTGACGTGGATCAGGAAGTTTTATTTGCAGATTTTAACTGGGATGCAGTGATAGAAATTGCTAAAGCACAGTCGAATAAATTTGTTGGAATTCCAAAATACCCCGAAGTAAGACGTGATTTTGCATTACTCTTAGATGAAACGGTATCTTATGCTGAAATTGAGACAATTGCTGCCCAAACAGAAAAGAAATTACTTAAAGAAGTGAATCTTTTTGATGTATACCAAGGGGACAACCTGCCCGAAGGTAAGAAAAGTTATGCGGTGAGTTTTACCTTTCAGGATGAAAACAAAACCATGACCGATAAGCAAATAGATAAAATCATGAGTAAACTTCAGTATAGATTCGAAAACGAACTGAAAGCTGAATTACGATAG